The following are from one region of the Hydrogenimonas sp. SS33 genome:
- a CDS encoding PD-(D/E)XK nuclease family protein, whose protein sequence is MNAVVFSTFRQVRDFVGARDNALLPKLYTMEEFLSRLVVVPGRIFADGPSRVLYLYRAIETMDLSKLGFEKSFLGFVENADFVFRFFEELSAEKVGIDALRGADMYAEYEEHLSLLEKVWERYRQVLEADGLVDRVTMPDYRLNEGFLRQFGRIDIHIDGYLSRFELEVLRRAAKVPDTQICLHFETTPYNARLKARLGLEELPAHRRVRYDFGRKAVLESASLAPLNPDKVTVAAFEDRMNQAAFVLERVARFVEEGADPAKVAVVLPDESFAEYLRLFDEHRNFNYAMGIPFSQSRYFRRLADLYDALGGRSESARLKMEGDPLVEAFGKVEDFDGFMAFLEALEVTPRELRVIDEVKFGFARYAPLLDHAESLQLLHTWLRQLEDLSMDDTEGGRVTVMGVLESRGQRFDGVVLVDFNEEVVPSVGEKDLFLNSALRERAGMPTRKQKENLQKHYYYRLLRDAERAAVAYVKNEQMQPSRFLIQLGLAESETKDGLYRAILLPDRPLPSHFDGVVEGPNPLRLEPKLTPTKLKDLLLCPRRFYYRYRLGIRPDEEEREEVVGTMIHDALEAAARAKAGFGSAESYFAFVMDRLYAKASTPMRRFDIALGWEERLRDFCERDYERLMHSTQAALEAWCETEYGGFQLSSRVDRVDVTADTVRMIDYKTTSKMRELLKDENDFQLCFYHVWAQRKWPDRRIVTVYEDLYGGETVAVDSEARMADFARVLEEAAAPETVNFAKTDDLKACRYCDYATACGRS, encoded by the coding sequence GTGAATGCCGTCGTCTTCAGCACCTTCCGGCAGGTGCGCGACTTCGTCGGCGCCCGCGACAATGCCCTGCTGCCCAAACTCTACACGATGGAGGAGTTTCTCTCCCGCCTCGTCGTGGTTCCCGGCCGCATCTTCGCCGACGGGCCGAGCCGGGTGCTCTACCTCTACCGCGCCATCGAGACGATGGACCTCTCCAAACTCGGGTTTGAAAAGAGTTTTCTGGGATTCGTCGAAAACGCCGATTTCGTCTTCCGCTTTTTCGAGGAGCTGAGTGCCGAAAAAGTGGGCATCGACGCCCTGCGGGGGGCGGACATGTACGCCGAATACGAAGAGCACCTGAGTCTTTTGGAAAAGGTGTGGGAGCGATACCGGCAGGTGCTGGAGGCCGACGGGCTGGTCGATCGGGTCACGATGCCCGACTACCGCCTGAACGAGGGGTTTTTGCGGCAGTTTGGGCGCATCGACATCCACATCGACGGCTACCTGAGCCGCTTCGAGCTGGAGGTGTTGCGTCGCGCCGCTAAAGTGCCCGATACGCAAATTTGTCTACACTTCGAAACGACCCCCTACAACGCCCGCCTCAAAGCGCGGCTGGGGCTGGAAGAGCTGCCGGCCCATCGGCGTGTCCGTTACGATTTTGGCAGGAAAGCGGTGCTCGAAAGCGCGTCCCTGGCCCCTTTGAACCCGGACAAAGTGACGGTGGCCGCTTTCGAAGACCGGATGAACCAGGCCGCCTTCGTGCTGGAGCGGGTGGCGCGGTTCGTGGAGGAGGGGGCGGACCCGGCAAAGGTCGCCGTGGTGCTCCCCGACGAAAGCTTCGCCGAGTACCTGCGCCTCTTCGACGAACATCGCAACTTCAACTACGCCATGGGCATCCCCTTCTCCCAGAGCCGCTACTTCCGCCGCCTGGCCGACCTCTACGACGCGTTGGGCGGCCGGAGCGAGAGTGCGCGCCTCAAGATGGAGGGCGATCCCCTCGTCGAGGCTTTCGGGAAGGTGGAGGATTTCGACGGCTTCATGGCCTTTCTGGAGGCACTGGAAGTGACGCCCCGGGAGCTTCGGGTCATCGACGAAGTCAAATTCGGCTTCGCCCGCTACGCCCCGCTGCTGGACCACGCCGAGTCTCTCCAACTGCTCCATACGTGGCTGCGGCAGCTCGAAGATCTCAGCATGGACGACACGGAGGGGGGCAGGGTGACCGTCATGGGGGTGCTGGAGAGCCGGGGGCAGCGGTTTGACGGCGTGGTCCTCGTCGATTTCAACGAAGAGGTGGTCCCCAGCGTCGGCGAAAAAGACCTCTTTCTCAACTCCGCCCTTCGCGAGCGCGCCGGGATGCCGACGCGAAAGCAGAAGGAGAACCTGCAGAAACACTACTACTACCGGCTGTTACGAGACGCCGAGAGGGCGGCGGTCGCCTATGTCAAAAACGAACAGATGCAGCCCAGCCGCTTCCTGATACAGCTGGGCCTGGCCGAGTCGGAGACGAAAGACGGCCTCTACCGCGCCATTTTGCTGCCCGACCGCCCTCTGCCGTCGCATTTCGACGGGGTTGTGGAGGGCCCCAATCCCCTTCGCCTGGAACCGAAACTGACCCCGACGAAGCTCAAGGACCTGCTGCTCTGCCCCCGCCGGTTTTACTACCGCTACCGGCTTGGCATCCGCCCCGATGAGGAGGAGCGGGAAGAGGTGGTCGGGACGATGATCCACGATGCCCTGGAGGCGGCGGCACGGGCGAAGGCGGGCTTCGGGAGTGCCGAAAGCTACTTCGCCTTCGTGATGGACCGCCTCTACGCCAAAGCTTCCACCCCGATGCGGCGCTTCGACATCGCCCTGGGCTGGGAGGAGCGGCTGCGCGATTTTTGCGAGCGGGACTACGAGCGCCTCATGCACAGCACCCAGGCGGCCCTGGAAGCGTGGTGCGAGACGGAGTACGGCGGCTTTCAGCTCTCCAGCCGCGTCGACCGGGTCGACGTCACCGCCGATACGGTGCGGATGATCGACTACAAAACCACGTCGAAGATGAGAGAGCTTCTGAAAGATGAAAACGATTTTCAGCTCTGCTTCTACCATGTCTGGGCGCAGCGGAAGTGGCCAGACAGACGCATCGTGACGGTATACGAGGACCTCTACGGCGGCGAAACGGTGGCCGTCGACAGCGAGGCACGCATGGCCGACTTCGCCCGCGTGCTGGAGGAGGCCGCGGCACCCGAAACCGTCAATTTCGCCAAAACGGACGACCTGAAGGCGTGCCGCTACTGCGACTACGCCACCGCCTGCGGAAGAAGCTGA